One Acidobacteriota bacterium genomic region harbors:
- a CDS encoding amidohydrolase family protein, giving the protein MKSFDRRSVWLLLVVLFCGALRAQPEGDEKDKKKDLPLEPVRKVEFTTDEVTWMSLDVSPDGETIVFELLGDLYTLPMEGGQATRLTEGMGFDSQPRYSPDGQWIAFISDRGGAENLWVAKADGSDPRQLSKEKSNPIISPAWMPDSQYVLATKSDRGVDIYMYHVNGGSGLKVTGGEEDDEDGGGGRGGGDRKMGAALSPDGRFLYFAQRGGGSVYNQMSFDWEIHRRDMISGETDQVTQTQGGAFRPLISPDGNHLVYGTRYEAETGLRIRNLDTGQDRWLKYPVQRDDMESRGTRDLFPSYAFTPDGGALLVTYGGKIHRVEVASGQSREIPFSADVSLDIGPLLNFQRNVEEGPVRSRLIFDPVPAPGGQRIVFSAMASLYEMDLEEGAPRRLSQDGSHEFKPTFSPDGQWIAYVSWNADGTGHIWKRPAAGGAPQRLTRIPAFYTDPVFSPDGTRIVARRGNAWMRTQTPSEFGGLRIPLDLVWLPAEGGDVQLIVPARGLGTPHFGPEDDRIYFYSRDGLLSMRYDGTDRRTHLKVVGRSTPRSRRPPSAQDVRISPDGRWALARLNHQLYVTAVPPPTGSTPTVNVDSGTVPAQRLTDVGADSYAWADQGRTVTWSMGSTFFRRPFESIDFSPKKKEDEDGDSEETQEEAEQPEEAAKKDEEEEFEAKEEGEDVESYQVVIELPRYKPEGTVLLTGATVITMDDEEVLEDADILVEDNRIKAVGEDLSAPAGARVFDLQGKYVVPGFIDTHAHYEMRTEGVLELHNWSFLANLAYGVTTGLDVQTSTNDYLAYLDMVQAGLMTGPRAHSTGPGVFSNTNFQDYESALHVLERYKHYYKNHNLKSYVVGNRQQRQWVVKAAHELGLTVTTEGALDLKLDLTHAIDGFGGNEHSLPIVPLFKDVVELFAQTRCAYTPTLLVLYGGPWAENYFYTTTEVHDDAKLNRFVPHNEIDRLTKRRPWFRQDEHAFPRHAAGAAQIQRAGGLVGVGGHGQLQGLGYHWEMWSLAIGGMTPREVLRAATIDGAEIIGLRPDLGSIAEGKLADLVILDRNPLEDIRNTNSIRWVMKNGEMYEGDTMRKVHPQEEEIAPFWWWTADPSEDE; this is encoded by the coding sequence ATGAAAAGCTTTGATCGACGCAGCGTCTGGCTGCTCCTGGTTGTTCTCTTTTGCGGCGCGCTCCGGGCGCAGCCGGAGGGGGATGAGAAGGACAAGAAGAAGGATCTGCCGCTAGAGCCTGTACGCAAGGTGGAGTTCACCACCGACGAGGTGACCTGGATGTCGCTGGACGTCTCGCCCGACGGCGAGACCATCGTCTTCGAACTGCTGGGCGACCTCTACACCCTGCCCATGGAAGGGGGCCAGGCCACCCGCCTGACCGAGGGCATGGGATTCGACAGCCAACCGCGCTACTCGCCCGACGGCCAGTGGATTGCCTTCATTTCAGACCGCGGCGGGGCCGAAAACTTATGGGTGGCCAAGGCCGACGGCAGCGATCCGCGCCAACTCTCTAAAGAGAAGTCCAATCCCATCATTTCTCCCGCCTGGATGCCCGACAGCCAGTATGTGCTGGCCACCAAGAGCGACCGCGGCGTCGACATCTACATGTACCACGTCAACGGAGGCTCAGGACTCAAGGTCACCGGCGGCGAGGAAGACGATGAGGACGGCGGCGGCGGACGCGGCGGGGGCGACCGCAAGATGGGCGCCGCCCTCTCTCCCGACGGGCGCTTCCTCTATTTCGCCCAGAGGGGCGGCGGCAGCGTTTACAACCAGATGTCGTTCGACTGGGAAATCCACCGCCGCGACATGATCAGCGGGGAAACCGACCAGGTCACGCAAACCCAAGGCGGGGCCTTCCGTCCCCTCATTTCACCCGACGGTAACCACCTTGTCTACGGCACACGTTATGAAGCCGAAACGGGACTGCGCATCCGCAACCTCGACACGGGGCAGGACCGCTGGCTCAAGTACCCGGTGCAGCGCGACGACATGGAATCGCGGGGCACCCGCGACCTTTTTCCCTCCTACGCTTTCACGCCCGACGGAGGGGCGCTGCTGGTCACTTACGGCGGCAAGATCCACCGCGTGGAGGTTGCCAGCGGCCAGTCCCGCGAGATTCCTTTCAGCGCCGACGTCTCCCTCGACATCGGCCCGCTCCTCAACTTTCAACGCAACGTCGAGGAGGGGCCGGTGCGCTCGCGGCTCATCTTCGATCCCGTACCGGCGCCGGGCGGCCAGCGCATCGTCTTTTCGGCCATGGCCAGCCTCTACGAGATGGACCTGGAGGAAGGCGCGCCCCGACGCCTCAGCCAGGACGGCTCCCACGAGTTCAAGCCGACCTTCTCCCCCGACGGGCAGTGGATCGCCTACGTGAGCTGGAACGCCGACGGCACCGGCCATATCTGGAAGCGTCCGGCGGCGGGAGGCGCGCCTCAGCGCTTGACCCGCATTCCGGCCTTTTACACCGACCCGGTCTTTTCGCCCGACGGCACCCGCATCGTGGCCCGCCGCGGCAATGCCTGGATGCGCACTCAAACGCCCAGCGAATTCGGCGGACTGCGCATCCCCCTCGACCTTGTCTGGCTGCCCGCCGAAGGCGGCGACGTCCAGCTCATCGTCCCCGCCCGCGGACTGGGTACGCCTCACTTCGGGCCCGAGGACGACCGCATCTACTTCTACTCGCGCGACGGCCTGCTCTCGATGCGCTACGACGGCACCGACCGGCGCACCCACCTCAAGGTCGTGGGACGCTCCACCCCCCGCTCCCGACGTCCGCCCTCGGCCCAGGACGTACGCATCTCCCCCGACGGGCGCTGGGCCCTGGCCCGCCTCAACCATCAGCTCTACGTCACCGCGGTGCCTCCCCCCACCGGCTCCACTCCCACCGTCAACGTCGACTCGGGAACCGTACCGGCCCAACGCCTGACCGACGTGGGAGCCGACTCCTACGCCTGGGCCGATCAGGGCCGAACCGTCACCTGGTCGATGGGATCGACCTTCTTCCGCCGTCCTTTCGAGAGCATCGACTTCAGCCCCAAGAAGAAAGAGGACGAGGACGGGGATTCGGAAGAGACTCAGGAGGAAGCCGAGCAACCGGAAGAGGCGGCTAAGAAAGACGAGGAAGAGGAGTTCGAGGCCAAGGAAGAAGGAGAAGACGTCGAGTCTTACCAGGTCGTCATCGAACTGCCCCGCTACAAGCCTGAGGGAACCGTTTTGCTGACGGGGGCCACCGTCATCACCATGGACGACGAAGAGGTTCTGGAAGATGCCGACATCCTGGTGGAGGACAACCGCATCAAAGCCGTGGGCGAAGACCTGAGCGCTCCCGCCGGTGCCCGCGTCTTCGATTTGCAGGGCAAGTACGTGGTGCCCGGGTTCATCGACACCCACGCCCACTACGAGATGCGCACCGAAGGCGTGCTGGAACTGCACAACTGGAGCTTCCTGGCCAATCTGGCCTACGGCGTCACCACGGGGCTGGACGTACAGACTTCGACCAACGACTACCTGGCTTACCTCGACATGGTGCAGGCCGGACTCATGACCGGGCCGCGCGCCCACTCGACGGGTCCCGGCGTCTTTTCCAACACCAACTTCCAGGACTACGAGTCGGCACTGCACGTGCTCGAGCGCTACAAGCACTACTACAAGAACCACAACCTGAAGAGCTACGTTGTGGGCAACCGCCAGCAGCGCCAGTGGGTGGTCAAGGCCGCCCACGAACTGGGATTGACGGTCACCACCGAGGGGGCCCTCGACCTCAAGCTCGACCTTACCCACGCCATCGACGGCTTCGGGGGCAACGAGCATTCGCTGCCCATCGTGCCCCTCTTCAAAGACGTGGTGGAACTCTTCGCCCAAACCCGCTGCGCCTACACTCCCACCCTGTTGGTGCTGTACGGAGGTCCCTGGGCGGAAAACTACTTCTACACCACCACCGAGGTGCACGACGACGCCAAGCTCAACCGCTTCGTGCCTCACAACGAGATCGACCGGCTAACCAAGCGGCGCCCCTGGTTCCGCCAGGACGAGCACGCCTTTCCGCGTCACGCCGCTGGAGCCGCTCAGATTCAAAGAGCCGGCGGGCTGGTGGGCGTGGGCGGCCATGGACAATTGCAGGGACTGGGTTATCACTGGGAGATGTGGTCGCTGGCCATAGGAGGCATGACCCCGCGCGAAGTGCTGCGGGCCGCCACCATCGACGGAGCCGAGATCATCGGCCTTCGGCCCGACTTGGGCAGCATCGCCGAAGGCAAGCTTGCCGACCTGGTGATCCTCGACCGCAACCCGCTGGAGGACATCCGCAACACCAACAGCATCCGCTGGGTGATGAAAAACGGCGAGATGTACGAGGGAGATACGATGCGCAAAGTCCATCCTCAAGAAGAAGAGATCGCCCCCTTCTGGTGGTGGACGGCCGATCCCTCCGAGGACGAGTAG
- a CDS encoding UvrD-helicase domain-containing protein — translation MATSAQSLLEHLNQAQREAVTHEEGPLLILAGAGSGKTRTITYRIAHLIATQACRPQQILAVTFTNKAAEEMRSRVLSLLPPLDALPLLCTFHSFGVRVLRRYAERVGFGNDFNICDTDDQQRLLKGIYKELGLSDDRSKGIRVQEARAVISHAKNKGWGPDQLAQDRHRADSEVLGRIYRRYQQVLRQSNAVDFDDLILLTVHLLQENDDLCSRYGEWYRYLLIDEYQDTNLPQYELIRSLTSTHDNLCAVGDEDQSIYGFRGAEIDNILRFEKDFPGTRLIKLEQNYRSTQIILDAAGAVVSNNQKRKGKKLWTELSSGPKIDLYVAASASDESRWVAGKIEEHQRAGVQRIAVLYRTNFLSRQFEESLRQRRIPYRLIGGLSFYSRKEIKDALAYLRLARNPDDNVSLLRVINEPSRGVGNKTLERLQELAGEHDGSLWTALQEGLREQRFDGRAHRCLAAFRDIIETSARALEKPLPLALERILAASGYVETLESEATPEAESRLENLKELVNVARELEAGDVSLQEFLDEAALRADTDEYDASAPVTLMTLHNAKGLEFETVFLVGCEEGLFPHRRSVVENDVEEERRLCYVGMTRAERKLHLSYSRRRRFYGSDSNEFNRPSRFLHEIPPDLVEGYSSPLLGDSASYASGSPAESPGSSGRLFARPYPAQSGKPKKAFEGLTLNSAEEVQSYLESRKKRGQSLRRGALVEHPKWGRGQVLAVEPSKDDDLKVTVRFAQGIKKLMQSYAKLKVV, via the coding sequence ATGGCCACTTCCGCCCAATCCTTGCTGGAACACCTCAACCAAGCTCAGCGGGAGGCGGTGACTCACGAAGAGGGCCCTCTGCTCATCCTGGCCGGAGCCGGCAGCGGCAAGACGCGCACCATCACCTACCGCATCGCCCATCTCATCGCCACCCAGGCCTGCCGCCCCCAGCAGATCCTGGCGGTCACCTTCACCAACAAGGCGGCCGAGGAAATGCGTTCCCGGGTCTTGTCGCTCTTGCCGCCCTTGGACGCGCTTCCTTTGCTCTGCACCTTCCACTCCTTCGGGGTGCGGGTGCTGCGCCGCTACGCCGAGCGGGTCGGCTTCGGAAACGACTTCAACATCTGCGACACCGATGACCAGCAGCGCCTGCTCAAGGGCATCTACAAGGAACTGGGACTTTCAGACGACCGCTCCAAAGGAATCCGCGTCCAGGAGGCCCGCGCGGTCATCTCTCACGCCAAGAACAAAGGCTGGGGGCCCGACCAGTTGGCCCAGGACAGGCATCGGGCCGATTCCGAGGTCCTGGGCCGGATCTATCGGCGCTACCAGCAGGTGTTGCGCCAGTCCAACGCCGTCGACTTCGACGACCTCATCTTGCTCACGGTCCATCTTCTGCAGGAGAACGACGACCTGTGCAGCCGCTACGGCGAATGGTATCGCTACCTGCTCATCGACGAGTACCAGGACACCAACCTTCCCCAGTACGAACTGATCCGCTCCCTCACCAGCACCCACGACAACCTCTGCGCGGTGGGCGATGAAGACCAGTCGATTTACGGGTTCCGGGGCGCCGAGATCGACAACATCCTGCGCTTTGAGAAGGACTTCCCCGGCACGCGGCTGATCAAGCTGGAGCAGAACTACCGTTCCACCCAGATCATCCTCGATGCGGCCGGCGCGGTGGTTTCCAACAACCAGAAGCGCAAGGGCAAGAAACTGTGGACGGAACTCAGCAGCGGACCCAAGATCGACCTCTACGTGGCCGCCAGCGCCTCAGACGAGTCCCGCTGGGTGGCCGGGAAGATCGAGGAGCATCAGCGGGCGGGCGTGCAGCGCATCGCCGTCCTCTACCGCACCAACTTCCTGTCCCGCCAGTTCGAGGAATCGCTGCGCCAGCGCCGCATCCCCTACCGCCTCATCGGAGGCCTCAGCTTTTATTCCCGCAAGGAGATCAAGGACGCCCTGGCCTACCTGCGCCTGGCCCGCAATCCCGATGACAACGTCTCCCTGCTGCGCGTCATCAACGAGCCCTCCAGAGGCGTTGGAAACAAGACCCTGGAGCGGTTGCAGGAGTTGGCCGGCGAGCATGACGGCAGTCTTTGGACGGCCTTGCAGGAAGGGCTGCGGGAGCAGCGTTTCGACGGGCGCGCTCACCGCTGCTTGGCCGCCTTCAGAGACATCATCGAAACCTCGGCCCGGGCTCTGGAAAAACCGCTGCCACTGGCCTTGGAACGCATCCTGGCGGCCAGCGGCTACGTCGAGACGCTGGAGTCGGAGGCCACTCCCGAAGCCGAAAGCCGCCTGGAGAACTTGAAGGAACTGGTCAACGTAGCCCGCGAACTGGAGGCCGGCGACGTCAGCTTGCAGGAGTTTCTGGACGAAGCCGCCCTGCGGGCCGACACCGACGAATACGACGCCAGCGCGCCGGTTACCTTGATGACCCTGCACAATGCCAAGGGATTGGAATTCGAAACCGTTTTCCTGGTGGGATGCGAGGAGGGACTCTTTCCCCACCGGCGCTCGGTCGTCGAGAACGATGTGGAGGAAGAACGCCGGCTCTGTTATGTGGGCATGACGCGGGCTGAGCGCAAGCTGCATCTCAGCTATTCGCGACGCAGGCGTTTTTATGGAAGCGACTCTAACGAGTTCAACCGACCCTCCCGCTTCCTCCACGAGATTCCTCCAGACTTGGTGGAAGGCTACAGCTCTCCCTTGCTGGGCGACTCGGCTTCATACGCCTCCGGCTCGCCGGCCGAGTCTCCAGGGTCAAGCGGGCGCCTCTTCGCCCGGCCCTACCCGGCCCAGTCCGGCAAACCCAAGAAGGCCTTCGAGGGCCTGACCCTGAACAGCGCCGAGGAAGTCCAGAGCTATCTGGAGAGCCGCAAGAAGCGGGGTCAGTCTCTGCGCCGGGGCGCGCTGGTCGAACATCCCAAGTGGGGACGCGGGCAGGTCTTGGCGGTCGAGCCCAGCAAGGACGACGACCTCAAGGTGACGGTGCGCTTCGCCCAGGGCATCAAGAAGCTCATGCAAAGCTACGCCAAGCTCAAGGTGGTGTAG
- a CDS encoding methyltransferase domain-containing protein, with amino-acid sequence MTVESVERVYNVYARVYNFLFNRLLSGGREKAPSLLNFYEGAKLLEVGVGTGLTLSELPRDIEITGIDLSQGMLREAQKRIDKENWGHVDLRRMDAARMDLPDNSFDRVLAAYFVSVVPEPVEVLKEMKRVCRPGGIILVMNHFTHEVPVIDTIETVLAPLFYKVGFRTDLRLQPLFQEAELEIDRIVNIDFLGHWKAVRCVNRK; translated from the coding sequence TTGACCGTCGAATCTGTTGAACGCGTCTACAACGTCTACGCGCGCGTGTACAATTTCTTGTTCAACCGGCTCCTCAGCGGCGGACGAGAAAAGGCGCCTTCCCTGCTTAATTTCTACGAGGGAGCCAAGCTGCTCGAAGTCGGGGTGGGCACGGGACTGACTTTGAGCGAGTTGCCGCGCGACATCGAGATCACGGGCATAGACCTCTCGCAGGGAATGCTGCGGGAGGCCCAAAAGCGGATCGATAAGGAGAACTGGGGGCACGTCGACCTGCGGCGCATGGACGCCGCCCGCATGGACCTCCCCGACAACAGCTTCGACCGGGTGCTGGCCGCTTATTTTGTCTCGGTGGTGCCCGAGCCGGTCGAGGTGCTCAAGGAAATGAAGCGGGTCTGCCGTCCGGGAGGCATCATCCTGGTCATGAATCATTTCACCCACGAGGTGCCGGTCATCGACACCATCGAGACGGTGCTGGCTCCCCTCTTCTACAAGGTCGGCTTCCGGACCGACCTGCGCCTGCAGCCTCTTTTCCAGGAAGCCGAACTGGAAATCGACCGCATCGTCAACATCGACTTCCTGGGCCACTGGAAGGCTGTCCGCTGCGTCAACCGCAAGTGA
- a CDS encoding tetratricopeptide repeat protein yields the protein MLKLAILLSGVAVLAVLPLWAQEGQDPEQYRIEYTAYQDATSKEGDEKIDALVKFYKDFPESSLLPYVKGEFLRILQAAYDNKDADKVASLTEKFQTVEPDEIGPVYLTADLYFKQGQYAQAISWAEKVHSQTDNAEFKKQARYIIVFSALNTGNAAKIRQHGPDVIEDYGPEATYAVSTELMRQAVASGNVSEAAKWASKALEGYAAVESSANAETRQYISEHRLTAAIVLGENAFSRQQWNRAIREFQNVLSMTNDKEKVAQAYYKIGMSHWKAGQVEPDAMKAFARGHKLGTGQFARQCFKHLEELYKIRHNGSTAGMDEFIQEAVAE from the coding sequence ATGTTGAAGTTGGCAATTCTCTTGAGTGGCGTGGCCGTTTTGGCCGTGCTCCCGCTATGGGCCCAGGAGGGGCAGGATCCGGAACAGTACCGCATCGAGTACACAGCCTACCAGGACGCGACTTCCAAAGAAGGCGATGAGAAGATCGACGCGCTGGTCAAGTTCTACAAGGACTTCCCCGAATCGAGTTTGCTGCCCTACGTCAAGGGGGAGTTCCTTCGGATCCTGCAGGCTGCCTACGACAACAAGGACGCGGACAAGGTGGCGTCGCTGACCGAGAAATTTCAAACGGTCGAACCTGACGAGATCGGTCCCGTCTACCTGACCGCCGACCTGTATTTCAAGCAAGGCCAGTATGCCCAGGCCATATCCTGGGCCGAGAAAGTGCATAGCCAGACCGACAATGCCGAGTTTAAGAAGCAGGCCCGCTACATCATCGTCTTCTCGGCTCTGAACACCGGCAATGCCGCCAAGATCCGGCAGCACGGTCCCGATGTCATCGAGGATTATGGCCCCGAGGCGACTTACGCGGTTTCCACCGAGTTGATGCGTCAGGCTGTTGCCTCGGGCAACGTGTCGGAGGCCGCCAAATGGGCCAGCAAGGCGCTGGAAGGCTATGCGGCTGTGGAATCCTCGGCCAATGCCGAGACCAGGCAGTACATCTCTGAGCACCGATTGACGGCCGCCATTGTGCTGGGCGAGAACGCCTTCTCGCGGCAGCAGTGGAACCGGGCCATCCGGGAATTCCAGAATGTGCTGAGCATGACCAACGACAAGGAGAAGGTCGCTCAGGCCTATTACAAGATCGGCATGAGCCACTGGAAGGCCGGCCAGGTCGAGCCTGACGCCATGAAGGCCTTCGCGCGAGGCCACAAGCTGGGAACGGGACAATTTGCCCGGCAGTGCTTCAAGCACCTGGAGGAGCTTTACAAGATCCGCCACAACGGCTCCACGGCCGGCATGGACGAGTTCATTCAAGAGGCGGTCGCCGAATAA
- a CDS encoding 4'-phosphopantetheinyl transferase superfamily protein — translation MKSGRIEVWPVWLQASRSTLESLHAYLDPQEKVRKASFYFQRLRDSYTLSQGALRLLLAAYTGMAPGRVRLRYGARGKPSLASRHDLQFNASHSGGLALYAFADGLEIGVDVEELRPLPDYRAIARSYFCAREWRQLDQLPAEEQQQAFFLCWTRKEAYLKAVGEGLALPLDSFQVTLRPGEKARMVQLGDDERAARRWTLHNLAPAPGYAAALAYRAPAREVVLHPPCKPAQLLDRL, via the coding sequence ATGAAAAGCGGACGCATCGAAGTGTGGCCGGTATGGTTGCAGGCCTCTCGGTCCACTCTGGAATCCCTACACGCTTACCTCGACCCGCAGGAGAAGGTTCGCAAGGCGAGCTTCTATTTTCAGCGCTTGAGAGATTCCTACACCCTCTCTCAAGGCGCTCTTCGCCTTCTCTTGGCGGCTTACACAGGCATGGCCCCGGGCAGGGTGCGCTTGCGTTACGGAGCGCGGGGGAAGCCCAGCCTGGCTTCTCGGCACGACCTCCAATTCAACGCATCACATTCCGGCGGACTGGCCTTGTACGCCTTCGCCGACGGCCTGGAAATCGGTGTCGACGTGGAAGAGCTGCGCCCCTTGCCGGACTACCGCGCAATCGCCAGAAGCTACTTTTGCGCCCGCGAGTGGCGGCAACTCGATCAATTGCCGGCGGAAGAACAGCAGCAAGCCTTCTTCCTCTGCTGGACGCGCAAGGAAGCCTACCTGAAGGCGGTAGGCGAGGGACTGGCCCTGCCCCTGGACAGCTTTCAGGTGACCCTGCGTCCCGGGGAAAAAGCCCGCATGGTGCAACTGGGCGACGACGAGCGGGCAGCTCGCCGCTGGACGCTCCACAACCTGGCGCCCGCGCCCGGATACGCCGCGGCATTGGCCTACCGGGCGCCGGCCCGGGAAGTGGTCCTGCATCCACCCTGCAAACCCGCCCAACTGCTGGACAGGCTGTAA
- a CDS encoding tetratricopeptide repeat protein: protein MKAITRTLPILILMLLTAPLRAGAASADEAVFAYSEHSAHTHEMAELVLHGVEISQPKALLAPMAQSALKEAPSDPLAHYLAALTAPTPVQAQQELERAYWLAAASSTPERHFILAQYLREMGDAPSAITLLESLAAERPADRMILMALSQALIDNSQPQLARAHLQQAQRLGPDTSRVYLLLAQSYLATGHPQQAGLHFRSALARMHPQAHPAAVYAGLLLASAAEDAQVTSRILREYLHRCQENPWGSDPWAPIWMDSEDQAYFYLDGS, encoded by the coding sequence ATGAAAGCGATTACGCGGACTCTTCCTATTCTGATCCTGATGCTCCTGACGGCTCCCCTTCGGGCGGGGGCGGCGTCGGCTGACGAGGCCGTCTTCGCCTATTCCGAGCACTCGGCCCATACCCACGAGATGGCCGAACTGGTCTTGCACGGCGTGGAGATCTCTCAACCCAAGGCCCTGTTGGCGCCCATGGCCCAGTCGGCCCTGAAGGAAGCGCCTTCTGATCCTCTGGCCCATTACCTGGCGGCCTTGACGGCGCCCACCCCGGTACAAGCTCAGCAGGAGTTGGAGAGGGCCTACTGGCTGGCCGCTGCTTCATCCACCCCCGAACGCCATTTCATCCTGGCCCAATACCTGCGGGAAATGGGCGACGCCCCTTCAGCCATCACCCTGCTGGAGAGTCTGGCCGCCGAGCGTCCCGCTGACCGCATGATCCTGATGGCTCTCAGCCAGGCCCTGATCGATAACTCCCAGCCCCAGTTGGCGCGCGCTCATCTGCAACAAGCTCAGCGCCTCGGTCCTGACACCTCGAGAGTCTATCTGCTGCTGGCTCAAAGCTACCTGGCAACAGGCCATCCCCAGCAGGCTGGTCTTCACTTCAGGTCAGCCCTGGCGCGCATGCATCCCCAAGCCCATCCGGCCGCCGTTTACGCCGGACTGCTTCTGGCTTCGGCGGCAGAAGATGCCCAAGTGACCAGCCGAATTCTGCGCGAGTACCTGCATCGCTGCCAGGAAAACCCCTGGGGGAGCGATCCCTGGGCTCCCATCTGGATGGATTCCGAGGACCAGGCCTACTTTTACCTGGACGGGTCGTGA
- a CDS encoding SOS response-associated peptidase produces the protein MCGRYTLTQTEQIPQVFEVDEVRLPPRFNIAPSQMVPAVTWADQNTRQLDLYRWGLIPYWAKDEKIGFKMINARCETVASKTAFRNAFQRRRCLLPADGYYEWRAEADGKQPFLFRRKDRSLMALAGLWERWKAPDGHLVLSCTILTTRPNPLSALVHDRMPVILPREGHGLWLDPSARQSQLEELLKPYPAQEMEAVAVSRKVNSPHNDGPEVMEEVEVDNPPRL, from the coding sequence ATGTGCGGACGCTATACGCTGACCCAGACCGAGCAAATTCCCCAGGTCTTCGAAGTCGACGAAGTACGCCTGCCTCCACGCTTCAATATCGCGCCCAGCCAGATGGTTCCAGCCGTCACCTGGGCCGACCAGAACACCCGCCAACTCGACCTCTACCGCTGGGGACTGATCCCCTACTGGGCCAAGGACGAGAAAATCGGCTTCAAGATGATCAACGCCCGCTGCGAAACTGTAGCGTCGAAAACAGCTTTCCGCAACGCCTTCCAACGCCGGCGCTGCCTGCTGCCGGCGGACGGTTACTACGAGTGGCGCGCTGAAGCCGACGGCAAGCAGCCCTTTCTCTTCAGACGAAAGGACCGCTCCTTGATGGCCTTGGCGGGCCTATGGGAGCGTTGGAAGGCTCCCGACGGACATCTGGTGCTTTCCTGCACCATTCTCACCACCCGCCCCAATCCGCTGAGCGCGCTGGTGCACGACCGCATGCCCGTTATCTTGCCCCGCGAGGGCCACGGACTCTGGCTCGATCCCTCGGCCCGCCAGAGCCAACTGGAGGAATTGCTGAAACCCTACCCCGCCCAAGAAATGGAGGCGGTGGCCGTGTCGCGCAAGGTCAACTCGCCTCACAACGACGGACCCGAGGTGATGGAAGAGGTGGAGGTGGACAACCCGCCCCGGCTGTGA
- a CDS encoding helix-turn-helix transcriptional regulator — MAKKEATLKPHWFQILLALGQRDLHGLGIMQDVLERTEGTMHLWPGMLYGALKDLCARGWIEEVEAPEDAETGGGKPRFYRLTSRGRAQASAEARRLHRYVEAARARDLLGQGKGN; from the coding sequence ATGGCAAAGAAGGAGGCCACACTCAAACCCCACTGGTTTCAGATTCTGCTGGCTTTGGGCCAACGCGATCTTCACGGCCTGGGCATCATGCAGGATGTCTTGGAGCGTACCGAGGGCACCATGCATTTGTGGCCGGGGATGCTCTACGGAGCGCTCAAGGATCTGTGCGCGCGTGGATGGATCGAGGAGGTGGAGGCGCCGGAGGATGCCGAGACGGGCGGCGGCAAGCCGCGTTTTTACCGGCTCACGTCGCGTGGACGGGCTCAGGCCTCTGCTGAGGCCCGGCGCCTGCACCGCTACGTGGAGGCCGCTCGGGCCAGGGATTTGCTGGGTCAAGGGAAGGGGAACTGA